In a single window of the Olivibacter sp. SDN3 genome:
- a CDS encoding ankyrin repeat domain-containing protein, whose product MHYLLSIFTLLFMIPSEISANMVHHNKQATILEAVKNNKPAAVEQALKKGANVNTQDAAGSSLLLIATHNANLEMTRLLVAKGADVNLQNKSKDSPFLFAGAAGYTELVKLFLANGARFDVFNRYNGSALIPACERGHIEVVKILANTEGFPIDHVNRLGWTALLEAVILGDGSEKYVKTVQILVDAGCDIHIPDSKGVTALQHAKNNGYTKIAQLLESSSKM is encoded by the coding sequence ATGCACTATTTACTATCGATCTTCACTTTATTATTTATGATTCCGTCAGAAATATCAGCTAATATGGTACATCACAACAAGCAAGCAACAATATTGGAGGCTGTTAAGAACAACAAGCCTGCAGCGGTAGAACAAGCGCTAAAAAAGGGAGCCAATGTAAATACACAAGATGCCGCTGGTAGCTCCTTGCTACTGATAGCTACCCACAATGCCAATCTTGAAATGACTCGTTTATTAGTAGCAAAAGGTGCAGATGTGAACCTACAGAATAAATCAAAGGACAGCCCTTTTTTATTTGCAGGTGCGGCTGGATATACCGAATTGGTAAAACTTTTTCTGGCAAATGGTGCTCGATTCGATGTGTTCAATAGGTACAATGGGTCCGCACTCATTCCAGCATGCGAAAGAGGCCACATAGAGGTCGTAAAGATACTCGCCAATACGGAGGGATTTCCTATTGATCATGTCAATCGCTTGGGGTGGACAGCGCTGTTGGAAGCAGTGATTTTAGGAGATGGATCTGAGAAATATGTTAAAACAGTTCAAATTTTGGTAGACGCTGGCTGCGACATTCATATTCCAGATTCAAAGGGAGTAACTGCTCTACAGCATGCTAAAAATAACGGGTATACTAAAATTGCCCAATTGCTGGAAAGCAGTTCAAAAATGTAA
- a CDS encoding SIMPL domain-containing protein (The SIMPL domain is named for its presence in mouse protein SIMPL (signalling molecule that associates with mouse pelle-like kinase). Bacterial member BP26, from Brucella, was shown to assemble into a channel-like structure, while YggE from E. coli has been associated with resistance to oxidative stress.) has product MKSLILIVGALLPFLSLAQDNHRFVEVRGEVDYENQIDKYQAKISITANEYYAYEEDKATLEDLEKTFFEVMEKNGFEKGQFVKSDEPILGVQEKQLVYVFETASEADFVKFNNLKNTKGTAKYDNKVFYKPLDNPDEIIAEALEDAKKQAVVIAKAMRKKLGDIISVSDAYNSVRSESYYAGINKNTYRLLARFEVE; this is encoded by the coding sequence ATGAAAAGTCTGATTCTAATTGTTGGAGCACTTTTGCCCTTTTTATCGTTAGCGCAGGATAACCACCGTTTTGTTGAGGTTCGGGGCGAAGTAGATTATGAAAACCAAATAGATAAATACCAGGCCAAAATATCTATTACTGCTAATGAATACTACGCTTATGAAGAAGATAAGGCGACATTGGAGGATCTTGAAAAGACATTTTTTGAAGTGATGGAAAAAAATGGTTTTGAGAAAGGCCAGTTTGTCAAAAGCGATGAACCGATATTGGGAGTGCAAGAAAAGCAGCTCGTTTATGTATTTGAAACGGCATCGGAAGCGGATTTTGTCAAATTCAACAATTTAAAAAATACGAAAGGAACAGCTAAGTATGACAATAAGGTTTTTTACAAACCATTAGACAATCCGGACGAAATAATCGCAGAAGCCCTAGAAGACGCAAAAAAACAAGCTGTTGTGATAGCCAAAGCCATGAGGAAAAAATTGGGAGACATTATTTCTGTATCCGACGCCTACAATAGCGTACGTTCTGAATCTTATTACGCAGGAATAAATAAAAATACCTATAGACTGTTGGCAAGATTTGAGGTGGAGTAA
- a CDS encoding outer membrane beta-barrel family protein has product MKFFLPIIFLLTNLTLFAQTKLTGVVVSESGKPIPFAAIQINSSDGQIRDSTFSDQKGQFEFSINKNVTLLFKTNAMGYKGETREIAFDTDENTPLKITLYADVINLEEVSITSSKNVFEQQADRLVVNVNQIPSASGLSTFELLKRIPGLLVSDDKIELAGTGSATILINGRESRYNDVSQALKGLNAANVEKVEVISHPGANYEAAGGSIINIVTKRKKTGGWSGSLNMLGGTGIYNKRREKVDRNFNTISPSISLNYSTNKVSLYGYYSYFYSNVFDHKEFERTIDSILFYQSSYTPWHAKNHNVMFGGDIYLTKRNTLSVGVSTLNRAISRESNNLTDELFANSGAKISSFSSLIDLNEKQQNTTLTVGWQLDVDTVGGKLSADVEYSKFKINSIGEYDNFLDMGENYVNHQSIRNPVELFVAKTDFKRSVFTDYSLELGAKTSYASIDNSLRFLRNGVIDSETSTDFAYKENINAAYLSLEKRFKFAEVKLGVRAEQTRATGDEKGEEVLDRDYLQLFPSLFIKKDISKKFGTVFQYSKRVNRPSYQQQNPFIRYIDSLTYTKGNPLLQPETANQYKLALTFRNHPFFILSYNNRKDVIFQNAPQQIGNITYTMPDNLGRYENFSAQLNLPITFIPNTEGYISNQIMSNRYRAHYLNGIFDQQQWNVLSFLQLAYRFDSKWVFEVSGYYTSKSLNEFALIESRGSLNLSLQRTVLGGKGKINLNANDILYTDKTRARIHYQDIDINLRQRIESRNFRLSFTYNFGGKDGKTRRKEVEKSEEYNRVKTD; this is encoded by the coding sequence ATGAAATTTTTCTTACCTATTATTTTTCTTTTAACCAACCTTACTTTATTTGCTCAAACTAAACTGACTGGCGTAGTTGTTAGTGAAAGTGGAAAGCCAATTCCTTTTGCCGCTATCCAAATAAATTCATCTGATGGCCAAATACGAGATTCAACATTCAGTGATCAAAAAGGACAGTTTGAGTTCTCCATTAATAAAAATGTAACGCTTCTTTTTAAGACTAACGCTATGGGATATAAGGGAGAAACAAGGGAAATTGCATTTGATACAGATGAAAATACACCGCTTAAAATCACTTTGTACGCGGATGTTATCAATTTAGAAGAGGTGTCAATAACTTCGTCGAAAAATGTATTTGAGCAACAAGCTGATCGTTTGGTAGTTAATGTTAATCAAATCCCGTCCGCATCTGGACTTTCAACTTTCGAGCTTCTAAAAAGAATTCCCGGTCTTTTAGTTTCAGATGATAAGATAGAACTAGCAGGTACGGGAAGTGCAACTATTCTGATCAATGGCAGGGAGTCTAGATACAATGATGTCTCTCAAGCGTTGAAGGGACTGAATGCTGCCAATGTGGAAAAAGTGGAAGTTATCTCACACCCCGGAGCCAATTACGAAGCGGCTGGAGGAAGTATAATTAATATTGTAACGAAACGAAAGAAAACCGGTGGTTGGAGCGGAAGCCTAAATATGCTGGGAGGAACTGGTATCTATAATAAAAGAAGAGAGAAGGTGGATAGGAACTTTAATACGATTAGCCCTTCTATCAGTCTAAATTATAGTACCAATAAGGTAAGCTTGTATGGTTACTATAGTTATTTTTATAGTAATGTATTTGATCATAAAGAATTTGAGCGAACGATAGACTCCATTTTGTTTTATCAAAGTTCCTATACACCTTGGCATGCGAAGAACCACAATGTGATGTTTGGTGGGGATATTTATTTGACAAAAAGGAATACGCTTAGTGTCGGTGTCAGTACACTAAATAGGGCAATAAGCAGGGAAAGTAATAATTTAACGGATGAACTGTTCGCTAACAGCGGTGCCAAAATTAGCTCGTTCAGTAGTTTAATCGATTTGAATGAAAAGCAGCAAAATACTACCTTAACTGTTGGTTGGCAATTAGATGTAGATACAGTGGGAGGGAAATTATCTGCTGATGTTGAGTACTCAAAATTCAAAATTAATAGCATAGGCGAGTACGATAACTTTCTCGATATGGGCGAGAATTATGTTAATCATCAATCTATCAGAAACCCGGTTGAGCTCTTTGTTGCCAAAACAGACTTCAAAAGAAGCGTATTTACAGACTACTCTTTAGAATTAGGTGCAAAGACAAGTTATGCAAGTATAGATAACAGTCTGCGTTTTTTGAGAAATGGTGTGATAGACAGCGAGACGAGTACAGACTTTGCTTATAAAGAAAATATTAATGCGGCCTACCTGTCCCTTGAAAAACGTTTTAAATTCGCGGAAGTTAAGTTGGGAGTGCGTGCAGAACAAACCAGAGCGACAGGAGATGAAAAAGGGGAGGAAGTGTTAGATCGAGATTATTTGCAATTATTTCCTTCTTTATTTATTAAAAAAGATATCTCTAAGAAGTTTGGAACTGTATTTCAATACAGCAAACGCGTTAATCGACCGAGTTATCAGCAGCAAAATCCCTTTATACGATACATTGATTCGCTAACATATACTAAGGGAAATCCGCTATTGCAACCTGAGACGGCAAATCAATACAAACTTGCGCTGACATTTAGAAATCATCCGTTCTTTATTCTCTCCTACAATAACAGAAAAGATGTTATTTTTCAAAATGCACCCCAGCAAATTGGAAATATTACCTATACGATGCCGGATAATCTTGGAAGATACGAAAACTTTTCAGCACAGTTAAATTTACCGATTACGTTTATACCTAATACCGAAGGATACATCAGTAATCAAATCATGTCAAATAGATATCGGGCGCATTATTTAAACGGAATTTTTGATCAACAACAATGGAATGTTCTTTCTTTCCTACAGCTTGCTTATCGGTTCGATAGCAAATGGGTGTTTGAAGTATCTGGATATTATACAAGTAAATCCTTGAATGAATTTGCGTTAATTGAAAGTAGAGGTAGTTTAAATTTGAGTTTACAACGTACCGTATTGGGAGGAAAAGGAAAAATCAATTTAAATGCAAATGATATCCTTTATACCGACAAAACCAGAGCTAGAATTCATTACCAGGATATCGACATCAACTTGAGACAACGAATTGAAAGTAGAAATTTCAGACTTTCTTTTACCTATAATTTTGGTGGAAAGGATGGAAAAACACGTCGTAAAGAAGTGGAGAAATCGGAAGAATATAATCGTGTTAAAACTGACTAG
- a CDS encoding aldose epimerase family protein — protein sequence MIRAISIITIIIVSITLLNSCSQEKATSNNQQPLNRADFQTALQGDSTDLFIIRNDQGLEAAITNYGARIVALWVPDKNGVMQDVVLGFETIDDYLAQPSSFGATMGRVTNRIAYGKFVLDGDTVRLDKNNEQHTIHGGNNGWRQQIFKAQQPNDSTLILTYFSPDGEAGFPGNVNVQVTYTLTAANALDIDYTAETDRKTVINMTNHSFFNLSGDLTSSIMDDILYINADHYTPLDTSLITTGEIRPVADSPFDYRTPMSIREGIARDSAHKQIQLVDGLDHNWVLNTKGEIDVLTAKVYSPASGIGLEVYTNEPGIQVYTGNMLDGSQKGKGGYPLNKQQAICLETQHFPDAPNKPEWPSTVLKPGETYHSKCIYKFTVGNE from the coding sequence ATGATCCGTGCTATATCCATCATTACTATCATTATTGTATCGATTACCTTACTTAATTCCTGCTCACAGGAAAAGGCAACATCAAATAATCAGCAGCCATTAAATAGGGCAGATTTTCAGACAGCGCTTCAAGGCGATTCTACCGATCTATTTATCATTCGGAATGACCAAGGTTTGGAAGCCGCTATCACCAATTATGGTGCCCGGATCGTAGCACTATGGGTGCCTGATAAAAACGGAGTGATGCAAGATGTCGTACTTGGTTTTGAAACGATCGACGATTACCTTGCTCAGCCTTCCTCTTTTGGCGCTACCATGGGGCGTGTAACGAATCGCATTGCCTATGGAAAATTTGTACTTGACGGCGATACCGTACGACTGGATAAAAACAATGAACAGCATACTATCCATGGTGGTAACAACGGTTGGCGGCAACAAATTTTCAAAGCTCAACAACCGAATGATAGCACATTGATCCTCACCTATTTTTCACCGGACGGTGAAGCTGGTTTTCCCGGCAATGTTAATGTGCAAGTAACCTATACATTAACGGCCGCTAATGCATTAGACATTGATTATACCGCGGAAACCGATAGAAAAACGGTCATAAACATGACCAACCACAGCTTTTTTAATCTTTCGGGCGACCTAACTTCGTCCATAATGGATGACATCCTTTATATAAATGCTGACCATTACACGCCATTAGACACCTCATTGATTACTACCGGAGAAATAAGACCGGTGGCTGATAGCCCTTTTGATTACAGGACCCCGATGAGCATACGTGAAGGTATTGCCCGAGACAGTGCACACAAACAGATTCAACTTGTTGACGGATTGGATCATAATTGGGTATTAAATACCAAAGGCGAAATTGATGTATTAACCGCCAAAGTGTACTCTCCAGCGAGTGGTATTGGTCTGGAAGTATATACCAATGAACCTGGGATACAGGTCTACACAGGCAATATGTTAGACGGATCTCAAAAGGGTAAAGGTGGTTATCCACTTAATAAACAGCAAGCCATCTGTTTAGAAACGCAACATTTTCCTGATGCACCAAATAAACCCGAGTGGCCGTCGACGGTACTGAAACCAGGAGAAACCTACCACAGCAAATGCATTTACAAATTCACGGTAGGCAACGAATAG
- a CDS encoding helix-turn-helix transcriptional regulator produces the protein MKTKDHFPVLDITEFQGNRLSKCDFLYHELHGERHIDKPHKHDFFLFLLFEKGNGIHSIDFVDYILSDHQIHLLFPDQVHRWTFKEGTTGYQLMISRPIFEVFSTSLRFSFIHYRNYPVLDLSPDIFEKLLYEFKAIQQNLNERPVFWDLVHTRSKIIALLVSREAEDRFKDFTVYNTKPQLFKYLSLIDTHFKEEKTVSFYAEKLNITANYLNILCKRHFHVSATSLIQNRVVLEAKRLIQASELSIKEIAFELGFYDHSYFSNFFKTQTGIAPTAFKKQ, from the coding sequence ATGAAAACGAAAGACCATTTTCCAGTTTTGGATATTACCGAATTTCAGGGTAACCGGCTTAGCAAATGTGATTTCTTGTATCATGAGCTCCATGGAGAACGGCATATCGATAAGCCACATAAACATGATTTTTTTCTTTTTCTTCTATTTGAAAAAGGAAATGGTATACATTCGATCGACTTTGTTGACTACATACTATCAGACCATCAAATTCATCTCTTATTTCCTGATCAAGTACATCGATGGACTTTTAAGGAAGGAACTACCGGCTATCAATTAATGATAAGCCGACCGATATTCGAGGTTTTCTCCACCTCCTTAAGGTTCTCTTTTATACATTACCGTAACTATCCTGTGCTCGACCTATCGCCCGATATATTTGAAAAACTACTGTATGAATTCAAGGCAATTCAGCAAAATCTCAATGAAAGGCCCGTATTCTGGGATCTGGTACACACCCGAAGTAAAATCATCGCATTGTTGGTGAGTCGGGAAGCTGAAGATCGGTTCAAGGATTTTACAGTTTACAACACAAAACCTCAACTTTTTAAGTACCTCTCCCTCATTGACACCCATTTCAAGGAAGAAAAAACAGTTTCCTTCTATGCTGAAAAACTAAACATTACTGCTAACTATCTAAATATTCTCTGTAAAAGGCACTTTCATGTTTCGGCGACCTCCCTAATTCAAAACAGGGTTGTACTGGAGGCTAAAAGGCTTATCCAAGCTTCTGAATTGTCGATAAAAGAAATTGCATTTGAATTGGGCTTTTATGACCATTCCTATTTTTCCAACTTTTTCAAGACACAAACCGGGATCGCGCCAACAGCATTTAAGAAGCAGTAA
- a CDS encoding WG repeat-containing protein, which produces MQPLRYTTVFLYLITVMSTSAQELFSSFGNCSKNTYGFVNMENRAKNVPPEYCDVNRFSEGLAAVRNEGKWGYIDANHHLAVGFQFDGASSFLKAHAIVRQGEFYGVINKQGEYIIQPEYYDLSALEIAGGLYYISRDTSFFSGLIDSSGKEVLPHHFTYIIALDAYENIPFYTSFQKVDTTIGSFYEQFRENPYQFSPEKGRHDIYDMQLNKLASRYSTNYTNGFQHYELDGINTFLGTNKDKSVDEKISEINHLLTLPEPDADTVNPNAMYLEYQTMNHEEVKTRLENLGYSLFVNAHGQTGLKKEDQIIIPAQHDYLKLLNGVVVFPFDDNVSYLQKNYGGSYRNKAKGIFDIFCIVASNNTATELHLYDLRGKKMLPFEEGEDSTRKTVAGTTSVGFNYINLMEQESNQTIEKHGLINWRGEEVLPPVYKRIDVLKTGDILVVEEKQVQKGIEEHIGLYNKRGEAIVPTGVYSDIMPFYQVENLYLATWDDHYPTVEEKKNIKDENRSYVILKVEGNSYAVVNNFTASFVSTQGLDMETGMLQYKQNKEK; this is translated from the coding sequence ATGCAACCATTACGGTACACTACTGTCTTTTTATACCTGATAACCGTTATGTCTACAAGTGCACAGGAGCTATTTTCCTCTTTTGGTAACTGTTCTAAAAACACCTATGGTTTTGTAAATATGGAAAATCGAGCCAAAAACGTGCCGCCTGAATACTGTGATGTTAACCGGTTTTCGGAAGGGCTTGCCGCGGTAAGAAACGAAGGAAAATGGGGTTATATTGATGCAAACCATCACCTGGCAGTCGGATTTCAATTTGATGGTGCAAGCAGTTTCCTAAAAGCTCATGCTATAGTACGGCAAGGTGAGTTTTACGGGGTGATCAATAAACAGGGCGAATACATTATTCAGCCCGAGTACTACGACTTGAGCGCTTTAGAAATAGCGGGCGGGCTATATTACATTTCTCGTGATACCTCTTTTTTTTCAGGGCTTATAGACAGTAGTGGCAAAGAAGTATTGCCTCACCATTTTACCTATATCATCGCCTTAGATGCCTATGAAAATATCCCATTTTATACGTCATTCCAAAAAGTTGATACCACAATAGGTAGCTTCTATGAGCAATTCCGTGAAAATCCATATCAATTCTCACCAGAAAAAGGCAGACACGATATTTACGATATGCAGCTCAATAAATTAGCATCCCGGTATTCAACCAACTATACTAACGGTTTCCAACATTACGAGCTCGATGGCATAAATACATTTTTGGGAACGAATAAGGATAAAAGTGTTGATGAAAAAATCAGTGAAATTAATCACTTACTAACCTTACCTGAGCCGGATGCTGATACTGTAAATCCAAATGCAATGTATCTAGAATACCAAACCATGAATCATGAAGAGGTGAAGACACGCTTAGAAAATCTAGGTTATAGTTTATTTGTCAATGCGCATGGGCAAACCGGACTAAAAAAAGAAGATCAAATTATCATTCCTGCGCAGCATGATTACTTAAAGTTGTTGAACGGGGTCGTCGTCTTCCCGTTTGACGACAATGTTTCTTATTTACAAAAAAACTACGGAGGCTCCTACAGAAATAAAGCAAAAGGTATTTTTGATATTTTTTGTATTGTGGCAAGTAATAATACGGCTACCGAGTTGCACTTATACGATCTACGCGGAAAGAAAATGTTGCCTTTTGAAGAAGGTGAAGACTCCACTAGAAAAACAGTTGCCGGTACGACGTCGGTTGGATTTAATTACATAAATTTGATGGAGCAGGAATCGAATCAAACCATAGAAAAGCATGGCCTAATCAATTGGAGAGGAGAAGAGGTGTTACCCCCGGTATATAAACGTATTGACGTATTAAAAACGGGAGATATACTTGTAGTCGAAGAAAAGCAAGTACAAAAGGGCATAGAAGAGCATATTGGTTTATATAATAAGAGGGGGGAAGCAATTGTGCCGACGGGTGTCTATTCAGATATTATGCCATTCTATCAAGTAGAAAACCTTTACTTGGCGACGTGGGATGATCATTATCCGACAGTAGAAGAAAAAAAGAATATCAAAGACGAAAACAGGAGCTATGTCATCCTTAAGGTAGAAGGAAATTCATATGCAGTAGTTAACAACTTCACTGCAAGTTTTGTTAGTACGCAGGGCTTGGACATGGAAACGGGAATGTTGCAGTATAAACAAAACAAAGAGAAGTGA
- a CDS encoding nuclear transport factor 2 family protein, translating into MEKKHPLPPFIFETALKKVQLAEDAWNSKDPVKVSKAYTRDTEWRNRDLFINGRDEVLQFLSQKWEIELDYKLKKELWAFTDNRIAVRFEYEYHDESGQWFRAYGNENWEFNSDGLMKKRFASINDIPIHEKDRRIL; encoded by the coding sequence ATGGAAAAGAAACATCCCCTACCTCCATTTATTTTTGAGACAGCTCTAAAGAAGGTACAACTTGCCGAAGATGCATGGAACAGTAAAGACCCGGTAAAAGTATCCAAGGCTTACACCAGAGATACCGAATGGAGAAACCGCGACCTATTCATCAATGGAAGAGATGAAGTTCTCCAATTTTTAAGTCAAAAATGGGAGATAGAACTTGACTACAAATTAAAAAAGGAGTTATGGGCATTTACCGATAACAGGATAGCTGTCAGGTTTGAATATGAGTATCATGATGAATCTGGACAATGGTTCCGCGCTTATGGAAATGAAAATTGGGAATTTAATTCAGATGGACTTATGAAAAAGAGATTTGCTTCGATTAACGATATACCTATCCACGAAAAGGATCGAAGAATCCTTTAA
- a CDS encoding CBS domain-containing protein gives MKTVQHILNNKPAIVYAVSSHDSVFDALELMMEKNISALLVIEHDELLGIFTERDYARKIILQGKASKDTSIREVMTANPQTITSFDRIDHCMSLMTNNHFRHLPVVENKQVIGMLSIGDLVKSIIEDQKETISQLESYINS, from the coding sequence ATGAAAACGGTTCAACACATTCTTAACAACAAACCAGCAATTGTTTATGCAGTATCTTCTCATGATTCTGTATTTGATGCTTTAGAGCTAATGATGGAAAAAAATATCAGTGCATTGCTGGTGATTGAGCACGATGAATTACTGGGCATTTTTACCGAGAGGGATTACGCACGGAAAATCATTTTGCAAGGGAAAGCTTCAAAAGACACCTCTATCCGTGAAGTGATGACAGCAAACCCGCAAACCATTACAAGCTTTGACAGAATAGATCACTGTATGAGCTTGATGACCAATAATCATTTTCGACACCTACCAGTTGTGGAGAATAAACAAGTGATCGGGATGTTGTCTATTGGAGATTTGGTGAAAAGCATTATTGAAGATCAAAAAGAAACGATCAGCCAATTGGAGAGTTATATCAATAGTTGA
- a CDS encoding amidohydrolase family protein, whose translation MALAGLSTGVSQLGTNPVNQSSLEKVNNIGSKFRIKNVRLETGFEYEEGEVSATTTALFTVEISDGKIQAIRPNTSQADDMDAKGLLMLPAFRDMHIHLDKTFYGGPWKATKKRQGGVKGMIALEQEILPTLLETSTQRAEKLIELLQSCGSNFARSHVNIEPTSKLESLQHLQTALANKKRGFEAELVAFPQHGVYYTQSEQWMKEAAEMDIGYIGGVDPYTVDGAIERTMDFTIQLALDHNKGIDIHLHESGDSGLKTVEYLINKVNENPILKGKTYLSHCFVLAALEKAKQEEMAEKLADAKIGVISTIPFGGLIMPIPTLYQYGVEVMTGNDSIIDHWNTWGLGSVLQKANMMAQLYGYSTEFDLSRSLKLATCNVLPLDDNGKQQWPKPGDMADLVLVDASCSAEAVSRVSPVKSLIHRGNVIY comes from the coding sequence ATGGCGTTAGCCGGGTTATCGACTGGCGTCAGCCAATTAGGTACAAATCCGGTGAACCAATCATCTCTAGAAAAAGTCAATAATATTGGCAGCAAATTCAGAATAAAAAATGTGCGGTTAGAAACCGGTTTTGAGTATGAGGAAGGAGAAGTCAGCGCAACCACAACAGCGCTCTTCACTGTTGAAATCAGCGATGGCAAAATCCAGGCGATACGACCTAATACATCACAAGCAGATGATATGGATGCGAAGGGCTTGCTGATGCTACCGGCCTTCCGGGATATGCATATTCATTTAGATAAAACATTTTACGGAGGGCCTTGGAAGGCAACAAAGAAACGACAAGGAGGAGTAAAGGGCATGATTGCGTTAGAACAGGAAATTCTTCCAACCTTATTAGAAACCTCTACACAACGTGCAGAAAAACTCATCGAATTGCTACAATCATGTGGATCTAATTTTGCAAGAAGCCATGTCAACATCGAACCGACCTCTAAACTAGAATCACTACAACATTTACAAACAGCCTTAGCGAATAAAAAAAGAGGTTTTGAGGCAGAACTTGTAGCTTTTCCACAGCACGGCGTATATTATACCCAATCTGAACAATGGATGAAAGAAGCCGCCGAAATGGACATAGGTTATATTGGTGGTGTTGACCCCTATACGGTAGATGGAGCCATTGAAAGGACGATGGACTTCACAATACAATTGGCTTTAGACCATAATAAAGGTATTGATATACACCTGCACGAAAGCGGAGATTCGGGCTTAAAGACAGTGGAGTATCTTATTAATAAGGTCAATGAAAATCCTATATTAAAAGGAAAAACATACCTGAGCCATTGCTTTGTACTGGCCGCACTGGAGAAAGCAAAACAGGAGGAGATGGCAGAAAAGTTAGCAGATGCTAAAATAGGGGTTATTTCTACCATTCCTTTTGGCGGGCTCATTATGCCTATCCCAACCCTTTACCAATACGGCGTTGAGGTGATGACTGGTAATGATAGTATTATTGACCATTGGAACACCTGGGGTCTGGGAAGCGTTCTCCAAAAAGCCAATATGATGGCCCAATTATATGGCTATTCAACTGAATTTGACCTTTCAAGAAGTTTAAAACTTGCTACCTGCAACGTATTACCTTTAGATGACAATGGAAAGCAACAATGGCCAAAACCGGGTGATATGGCTGATCTGGTGTTGGTTGATGCTAGCTGTTCGGCCGAGGCCGTGTCTAGGGTTTCGCCTGTAAAATCATTAATTCATCGGGGTAATGTAATATATTAA